taatgaactaaaCATCTATCTCAAGGagttaaaaacaacaaattaaacacaaagtaaaaaaataaacatgggagccaaaattagcaaaatataaaacaaaaataggatGGCCAAAAGttagtttattttgaaaagaccCTGACATTGATCAAGAATACAAGAGAGAAGGCATAAATTATCAGTTTTATGAATGAAAACAGGCATTAAGAGGATAAGGAGAGGATACTATGGACTATTTTGTATAACAAAAATTTAGATAATATGGACaaaatcctagaaaaataaaacccaaagtgaagaaatagaaaattgaaaTAGTCCTAATGTGACTAAAGGTATTGATTCAATTTTAAACTTCCCTACAAAGAGAACTCCAGGTACAGATAGCTTCACTGgcaaattctatcaaacatttaagaaaggaTTCCAATGTTAGCTGAActacatgagaaaaataaaaggagaatatACATCCTAACTCATATTACAAAGCCAGAATACCCTTGATACCAAGGCCTGAATGGAGTGAGTATTAAAAATTTATAGGTCAAGCTCATGAACAAAagtgcaaaaatcctaaacaaaacatTAGGAAAAGGAACCAGTAATACATAAAAGGACAATATATGACAAATTAAATTGGGCTTATTCTAGGAATGCTGTATTAACAGCTTAATGGAGAAATATCATacacctcaatagatgcagatcaagtgtttgataaaattcaacatatattCATGGTAAGCATGGTAAGTACTCTTAGAAAACTaagaatttttttgaaaagtcCTTAATCTAATACAAGTTGAGTATACCATCCCTGAAGTgctgtttcagattttggaatacttGCATCATACTTACTGGTTAAACATCcataatctgaaaatctgaaatctgaaatgagCACTTCCTTTAAGCATCACAgaggcactcaaaaagtttcagattttggaggaCTTCGTATTAGGTATACTCAACCTGTAGAAGGactctacatatatttttaaaacctatcaTGGTGAAATGTTGAAAGTTTTCCTCTTGACATCAGGAATATAACAAGAATTCACATCATCATCACTTCTaatcaacattgtactggaggggTCTGGCCAGTGTCATAAGGACAAGAAATGAAAGTATAAAgcctcaaaaggaaaaaacagaattatcattaTTTACATGTGGTATGATTGTGTATGGAGAAAATCCAAAAGGATGTAGGGATAAACCAACAGAATAAGCAAATTTAGCAACGTTGCCCAACACaaaatcagtatacaaaaatatataccaGCTCTAAACAGAACACAAGGATTTTTTAaagataccatttacaatagttaTCAATTTCCTAggaataaattttacaaaagacACGCATGACTTCTTCAGAGAAAATTCAAACTTTATTGAgagaattttcaaattttcaatcaCATTTTCAATGTGACATCAGCCATGTGTGTAGCTTCAGCTTGTCTTCTTTTTAACTTATGGTTGCCCATCtcctaaaatataaacataacatTTGAGTTCATTACTTAGCAGAACTTTACTGAGATGATACTAAAAGCACACAAACAACACTAGTTTTGGTTTTTTAAGATGAAATGAAAACCAGAACCCTAGCCACTGCATAGACTTCTATGCTAATGTACATTTTCAGGCATATgtgtactaatttttaaaattcatcactCTAGTGGTATGAGGAAACAAAGACTTCTCAAGCCAGAACAGATTAAATGCTATGAGCccatttaaagataattttaagtaGAGGGCAAAAACAGCCActgatttcagttttgttttgttttgattttttaatcaaACAAAAACTCCAGGAagcaaaaaacaagcaagcaaacacaGTGTCACTCAAATGTATTGACTAAAAACACTCTACTAATTATATATTAGCTAAGGAATTGTTTAGCTGACTAAAGAGAGGTCAAAGAATGCCATTCCATTTGGTTTGTCTCTTTTGTGCAAAAGTGCAAAAATAATTCATTGATCTAGTTAAATCTTTATGTGGACTCTTTATACCAGAGTGGCCATTTGTCTACCTGTTAACCTGATGTATTTCTTTCCCTCTCAAAAGTGTCCTGATTTAGATGATAAAAATTATATGGTTGGAGGCCAGATatgcctgttaaaaaaaaaatacgtagTCTTACTGGTTTATTTAAGCTACTACCATATAGATGACATTAAAATGTGAGGGAAAATGCTACTGTTTCTCAGTCTAgcttgcaattttaaaaaaaacaacaaaccaactTGGAAAATTCAAAACATACAGATCTATCTTACTTGTTAGTGCCTAAAAGCGATTTGTGATAAACAATTCtagcaaaattttttttaaagcaacactATGTGTCATTTAGATACCCAATTGCTCCTGGGGTATGTTAAGtaatatatatgctttttaaaatgtttgatcaCTTGCCTTGAGTTTTGGAAGATTTCTTCTCCAAAGTAATAatactttcatattttataattcaacAACATGGCTTTGACCTAATTCATTTTTTCCCTGACACTGTCTTTGAATCAAGTATTTGGTGTGTGAACTacctttcaaataatatttgtatgTGAGACTTGTTATTAAAGTATATTATAGAAAAAGAGTAACCCCATGACTTCCATTCTGAATGAGTAACGTACCTGCTTCTTTAGTCTTAGCACGCTCCGGATTAGGTGGAGTCTTCTCTTTTACATCAGAGCCATCTCCACGCTCATTCCCAGTGTTTTCCAGATCCATTTCCTGGCAATCACCTTCCACTTTACGTtctcatataaataaaaaaattattgatataaGTAAGCAGTAAACTATAAATTAGTGTTATTAAATAAAGGTCTGTGGGCTTGTATTCTAACAAATGTGAGGCATGAGTGCAATGGGCGTTGGAATTTTCTGCTAGAAAATGGGGAAGAATATCTCTACTAGGAAGTTTTCTTTTCCTACGACTGTTTAAGACAACTTAGTTGTCACTTTCACGATCTGCATATACTTCTGTTACTGTAAATCACTCATTAGAGCAGTATTTATTTACATGAATTTCCCTGATTAGATTGCAAGCTCAAGGAAGAAATCATTCTCTCATTTATATCCTCAGTACTTAGTACATTTCCCGGCACCTAGTAAGCCccagtaaatgaatgaaaaaaatgtctGTAAAAACATTAACATAAGACAAACCCAAATTAaagaacattttacaaaacaactGGTTTGGATTCTAGTTGTCAATGTCATGATAGGcaaagaaagactgaggaacACTTCCAGATTAAAGAAGACCAGAGAGATATGACAACTAAATACAATGAGTAGTCTTGGATTAGAtcctggatcaggaaaaaaaTCCTATAAAGGACATTCCTAGGCCAACTGACAAAACTGCAATAGACTATATATTAGATGTTTTCTCAAGGCCAATTTTCCTGAATTTGATAATTGTTCTGAGGTTATTTAAgtgattattcatatttttagcaGATACATACTGAATTACTTACAGAGTAAATAGTTGTGATATTTGAAACTTACTCTCAAGTGGTTcagcaataaaatattaataaggcAAAAACAGGGAGATAAGTGGCAAAATGTTATAGCAATTGGTGAATCAAGGTGAAGAATAAACAGAAGTTCACTGTACTTAGATAACTTTTCCTTACATTTTAAATCCTTTctaagtaaaaagttaaaaaatgaatatatgacAAATAGATAATGGTTCAGAAAGACAAAAGTATTGAAGACTTTTAACGGTAACCAAAaggatttcacatttttatttctctgaattacgacattttctaaaaattgctGTGTAAGAGCTAACCATAACATATCTAGGTTTGCTCAAACTTTTAATGCAATGACGTATGCCCAGAAAAATAATATCCCAATAAAACCAAGTTTAACTCATGAAACAGTTTacaattttttctaaatttaatgtAGTTTCCTTTTGTTTGCTAATATAGAGTTTGGCAAGGATTGTATTTTCCAAGTATGCCAAAGAACTCTTAAGATATAAGATAAGTAAAATGCCGAAGAGAAAATTTATCACAAGAAGGACTACGGCAGCTGAAAACTACATTATTCCCTTACGAAGGATTACCTTACAGGTTTCCAGCCAATTTTTAGGGGATGGTTTATTTATTCCTGTTACTAGTATAACATCATACATGAAATACAAAATGCTCCTCCATGCCTTTCTCACCTTCAATCGGaggtgttctttctctctctcgtcCAGGTTCAATATCCTGATTGTCAGTTGGTGGTTCCTCTTGCTGAGATTCACGGGGCTTTTGAGACATGGGGGAGAGTGGATGCAAATCGAATATTGTTATTAACACCATGGCAATAGGAGTCACAAATATACATACTATGTGAAGATAGCTAGTCATAAATAAATCTGAAGAGGTTTTTCCTAGCCTCTCTATAAGCATTCTTAAGAAAAGTTATTCTTCCTATATAGAAAATACTTTAAGGAGTTACCTGAAAGGACCGATAATTCTGGAACCCATCTTCATCTTCTTTGGgctgtattatttattaataagcaTGATAGGAAAGTCATAAGGACTATTTCCAGACTCCTAACAACATACATATGCAGACAATATCAGAAAATAGGTCTCCTTGCTCAATATCTCATTAATGTGATTTAGTTTGCAACTATTTTCAGCAGGGAAGTCCTTTATATAACAGATCTATATTGGTTCAACAATGTTTTcgattttctttcag
This genomic stretch from Chlorocebus sabaeus isolate Y175 chromosome X, mChlSab1.0.hap1, whole genome shotgun sequence harbors:
- the PAGE4 gene encoding P antigen family member 4 isoform X2, producing MIKERAGLLSVLLWLIVYAPTAVLQRQSSVHDLLVGAMSARVRSRSRGRGDGQETPDVFAFVAPRESQQEEPPTDNQDIEPGRERERTPPIEVEGDCQEMDLENTGNERGDGSDVKEKTPPNPERAKTKEAGDGQP
- the PAGE4 gene encoding P antigen family member 4 isoform X3, yielding MSARVRSRSRGRGDGQETPDVFAFVAPRESQQEEPPTDNQDIEPGRERERTPPIEERKVEGDCQEMDLENTGNERGDGSDVKEKTPPNPERAKTKEAGDGQP
- the PAGE4 gene encoding P antigen family member 4 isoform X1; this encodes MIKERAGLLSVLLWLIVYAPTAVLQRQSSVHDLLVGAMSARVRSRSRGRGDGQETPDVFAFVAPRESQQEEPPTDNQDIEPGRERERTPPIEERKVEGDCQEMDLENTGNERGDGSDVKEKTPPNPERAKTKEAGDGQP